DNA sequence from the Centroberyx gerrardi isolate f3 chromosome 2, fCenGer3.hap1.cur.20231027, whole genome shotgun sequence genome:
TGCTGCCTATCAATTTTAAGTGGTGTATTATTAAGATGGAGTACAATCCTGTACCAtttacagagaggaagagaaggtcAGACTTTATGAGACGAGCAGAAGGAAATTATCCTAATGAAAAAATTATTATGGATTGCaatgaaaaaacaagaagaatCAAGAAGTACCTGAAGCATTTATCAGAGATGACAAGAGCAGCAGACTGTACAGGTAAGAGCAAGAATGACACGGACTGGAGAAAAAATCCTCCGACCACTAACCCTGCACTCGCCACATATTGTCAGGTCAGTCACTCTCCTGCCTGAAATCAGTTTTTTTACGGTGGGATATCTGTAACCAACGTTAGCGAACACCAGTGTTAGCTAACGAGCTAATGAGCTAGCTAGCAGCAAGCTTATCAACAGCTATGTTCACTTTTaatcaataaaaatgttgttataATCTCAGCAGAAAAACAGCACTTCTCAAGGAAGTTAGATACCTCAGAGTTAATACTGATGCATATGGGGGCATCCTGACTCAGGATACCAGGCGTACACCAGGCAAACCCCAATTGCGCCATCCTGGGGTCGAATGATCTGGCCCAGGATCTTCTCTCTCCCGCCCttcttgtctctcttcactatcCAATTAAGGCAAAATGCCCAAAcatataatctttaaaaaaaataaataaatactgatgCAAACTGCCTTTCTTTGTTACTACTGTTGTACTTGAGTATGGCGTGTGACGCAGGTGATCACAACATTTTAATCCACAGATTAAAACACTGGGTTGGTCTGTCTAGCTCAGTTTTAAAATGGATTGGAATATAGGTGAAATGCAATCTGTACATGCTTCCGCTCAGTTACATTTTACAGAAACATTTGTTATCATAATAATTATGGTTCACAACTTTATGGATCATTACCCCTAGGGATTTTAGTCCTGCTAAATCATTGATTGACTACATGGATGATATAATCCTGTGGATGTCCCAAAATTTTCTTAACAAAGATAAGACTGAggttcttgtttttttgggcaCAAGGGCACAGAGAAAGGGAGTCTCTGCTTACTTAGACTCCCCGAAGAGCAGAAACCATGGTGTGATTATAGATGTTGAGCTGAACATCCATGGTCATATTAACAGCATCACTAGAACAGCTTTCTCTCACTCAAAATGTTTTCCAAAGTCTCAAAGTGTTTTCTGTGATAGATTCTAAAAACCATGCCTTTACTTCAAGTAGCCTACAATAAATAATTGTAATTCCTCTTTTCTGGTcttccaaaagaaaaacaaaatgctgaATGCTGCAGCAAGTgtctgaaggaggaaaagaaaaactgaaCACATTACACCTGTAGTTAGATTGCTGCACTTGCATCCAGTAAGCATAAGGGTTGACTTTGGCATTCTGCTGCTTGTCCACAAAGCTCTAAATGGCCTGGCAGCACAATACATTGCTTAGCAGGTACGAGCCAAGTCGATCCCTCCGGTCTTGTGGCACTGGAAGGTGGTTTGAAGGATGAAATCAGAAGCTGGCAGAACCAGCTCAAAACCAGGTCTAAGCAGCCTATGATTAaatttgatctgtgtgtgtgtactcgcaCATGtgcccttgatctgattttttaggggcattttggtcctttttggGTGCAATAATTctattgaactatgaaataatgcATTTGAAACGCATATTGGCACATAAATACCTCAATTTGTACCAgtatgatttgttttattttaaatcataacaaaacacacatcccacacttctttcccactgctggaaacttgtGACGGGTCTTACAGAAGAGGATGTTGCCGTTTTCCCCACTCTCTGCACCCCACCAGTCCATCTTACATAAAGATTTGAATGCGCTTttcaaaaaatgccaaaaaaatatgGGCTGTGTTGAACGGATACCCGTGATATATGCTGTTTTATTCCAGGTGTTAAAATACATGGATTTGATGAACTGCAGCTTGTTCACATTTTCCCTACTGGGATGCCTTAGAAGGTTCCTGTCCTAAAGCGGTCTTCGGCATCACTGACTCTCCTGGTGTCGTCTTCATGGCCTCCAACACCGCCATTGATCTCCTGAGTGGCATCCATCAGGGAAGTGCTCCTCCTCTGAAAAGTAAGTGAAAAGAATTGTTATTAGCCTTAATTatgttgtttacatttcacTTAATTTACTTTACATTAAAAGCAAAGCCTGGTTTCTCACCTGCAGTTTAAGCGAGAGGCTCACGCAGCACACATCTCGTTGTTGCTATGTCTTTAACGAAGCCAGTGCAGGCGAGTCGTTTTATCATCCCACTGAATTTCCTGCGCTCAACATCAGAGCGTGTACGGTCTTCAGAGGCCTTCCTCATCTGCTCTGCCAAGGCTGGGAAATCTTTCCAGACGGCTTTCACACTGCTGAAGCTCCTAGCAGCCCAGCAGATGGTAAATATTTGTCAGATTTTCAGCAGGCTGATGTTGGTTTGGGTGGCAGCCTCAGCGAGCAGCCAGGCATTTTTGGGAGACTGGTGGTAAAATGTGCTGTATACAACTCTGATATGAGTATTTCAAAGGGGTTTCAGCCTGTAGCCGGGTTCAGTGCATCATGAGCTGCCAACTCCAGTCTGTGAGCAAGGCAATGCACACTCAGAGGGGAAGGGAAATCTCTTCAGCCTTGTGATCaggccgctctctctctctccctgtcatctGTAGCGATGCTGATCAGGTGGGACAAATACTCAATGTCAAAGTCTGCCTCCAAAAGCTTGATATACAAACTCCTGTTGTTCCCACATTCAGCTcaagaaatatgttttccacATCACCTTGCCCCATCACATCACTTCTTCTCTAAGCTTGTGTCCACAGTGAGACTGATCCAcaatcaaaaaaaatatttttatgtaaagcacattgacAGTTTCCTTGTGCATGAGATGTGCTATACAATTACAGTTTTACTTGACATGACTCAGTAAGGCCAGTATGTCTATGTATACAATGTGCATCTGAACTTTAAATAAGAAGTTGCTGTCAGAAGTGAAATGGGTAACAAATTACGTCATTTTGAATGTTTAAGAAGACAATATGTATTTGGCATCATTCTCTGAGCAGCGATCCTCAGCTAAATTTATTCATAAATGCTGTGAATAAATGCAGCACATGTATAACATAGACTGTAATTTGTCATGACCTAAACATATTGATGAAATTATGGTTAAGTTGATGAGAGGTCTTTCAGTTATTTAGTTATATTCTAAATTCCTGTCACCAAATTCAATCAGACAGGCGTTTCAGGTTGTTTCAGGTTGTCACATTTGTCACATGTGGCATGTCTTGTCATTCATTGCTTACACAGAAAAGATGTAAACTCTATGCATGATCATCTATCCGGCCTCAAGACAATAAAAGTTTGTTACTACAAGTATTTCTGTCACAAAGACTCCAAATGACTAATGAGCCTATTCTACAGTTGAAGGCCAGCCAGAGGAGCAGACGTTTGCTGCTGTCTGTAACAGCAGAATGCCAAGCCTGTCATGTGATTCGTCATCTGACCCTAACCCGTTGATGCATGAAGAATACCAGATCATCGCCCCCAAAAAGCTGCTTTTCTGTCCTGCAGGTTAATCTCTGGGGGCAGAAAGCTTCatactttgtttttctttaagattatttttgttggcatttgcctttattagatagttgaaagtggagagagacagggaagattctcagtaataataataatagtagtaataattataagaagaagaaacatgAATGATGGATTTCTGTAGGATGTTGAAGTGGAATGGACACAGGACACATTTTCCCACCTCCTCTTTGGTCTTTAGCACTCCTTATACCATCTGTCATCCACTAGATGTTGCTTTTGAGCATTTTACACACAATAGCAGCATCTGCTGGATCTCGGTGGCTGCCCAATTTATATGATGCACACAGCACTACCACCTCCTGAAACTGTTCGCTAGAGGGTGCCATGTACAAATACAATGCAGAAAAGGGCATTGCAGAGGCAAACTAAACCTCTCCACCACAATACTGTATTTCACCACACTACATACATACCAGTCTTTTGGCTTGTTTCATTCTTACCTTATTTATTAGTGACTTTATagaaaaaaatcccccaaatctGCTTAGACTTTCAAAGCTGGTAATTTCATTGTTTGTTCTGTAATACAATAGCATCAccactatataaatatatgcattGTAGCAGTTTAAAATGGGACTGGGTTTTAGATGTTAAAGAACTGCAGCGATGTAGAGTCTTCGCACTTTGACCCTGCTATTTTTGTAAAGCATGACATCTATTGTACACTGAGCTAAAATAATGGGATTTTTAAGGGATTATGCAAGTATGAGAGATGACGTTGTCATAATGCAACTGAAATGAAAGCTGAATATCTTTGAAGCAAGACTGATGACCAAAACTAAAATGCAACTTTGCTTCTGCTGCTAGAGCTCTAGGTGCTTTTGACATCTATGTTTCAGTGTTATCTGTTATGGTCCTGTGCAGGTGGCAATAAAACTAAAAGCATTCGCTGAAGGCCATTCACGCTCAGGACAAACCAGCAGAAAAaggaatgataaaaaaaaattaacaaatcaATTTTATTCATACAAACAACTACAAAATATTACTAAATAGGGATTTTTCATCAGGAGACAAATGAAGTAGATAATGTGGTATTACATTGTTTCACAAAAGCAATATCAAAACACGTAGAAACAAACAATAAGGTCATCTGAATTCTTCACACAGCTCTTCTGCTTGGACTGAGTTTAtagatctctctctgtctgtaagaGGAGGCACGGCTATCCTGAGAATCACCTTTTTGGATCAACAAGAGTCAAGAGAAACTCACATGTGTAAGAATATTCACAAAAAGTTTACCCTTCACTGCACATTTATGTTCCTcacacaccctcccacacaGGAACGTCCCAAACAGCCTCTTATTTACAAAGTATTTGGGAACTGTGAAGACTGCGACTAACACTGCATAGAGGTGTCTTTCACACCATTGGAAACAAGGAGTATATCTTACTTCAGGACCCCCAGGGTGACTGAGTCCTTCCCCTCGGAGGAGTAGGACAGTGAGGATCGTTTTGTGGTGCCGTAGGAGGCatagggggaggtggaggaggagggcatcCTGGGCAGGGTGGATGTTGAGGAGGGCAGGGgttgagtctgtctgtctggaggacagtaggaggaggtggaggagcagggcATACGGGGCAGGGTGGAcgtagaggaggggaggggttgagtctgtctgtctggaggaCAGTAGGCTGGAGAGGAAGACCTGCCCTTGCtgtgcaggctgctgctgctgctgctctgcagcggGGAGCTAGATGTTTTCAGGCCTCGGGTAAGAGAAGATGtagaggagctggagaggggTGAACTCCTTATCCCATAACCGAGTATACCAGTACTCATCAAAAATTCCCGGGAGCCGTAGGCCGGAGGGGTCGGTCCCCGGGAGCCTGGGGGTCGGATGCTGTCTGGAGGGAGGCTCCGCCTGCTGGGGATGTCGTAGACACCCATGTCTGGGCCGTAGAGGGCCTGGGATCTGGCTTGCAGACGCagcatcctctccctctcttccagcTCCCTTCGCTCCTGGATAGATGCCATGATGGTTTTTGACAGGTTGTCGTAGCGCGCAGCAGCAGACTTCTGAGGAGTCAAACCCTGCGGGCCGAGATCCCGGGCCGTCAGACCCTGCGAAGTGATATCTCGCAAGGTCAGACCAGGAGGGGTGAGGTCTCGCGATGTTATGCCTTGGGGTGCGAGGTCCCTCGGCATCAGCCCTTGGAAAGCGGGAGAAGGGTCTCTTTGAATGAAACCCTGTAAGGAGGGTGAGGGGTCCCGCGAGGTGAGACCCTGCAGAGAAGGAGACGGGTCTCTGGACTGGGGAGACTGTCTGGTGACGCCCATAAACACCGGACTGTAGGCATGAGGAGGAGGCCGCTGCACCACAGACCCGTCTGCGCCCAGGGTCATGAAGTGGGGGTGGTAGCCCATTGGAGGACCCCCTCTCTGTGCCAGGAACTGAGGGTCTCCAGGGTTCATGAGGTTATCATaggagaggctgctgctgcggctggcCAGCACACTGGAAGGGGAGAAGAGGCCCGGCGGGGGATTGGACACCAGAGCCTCAGAGTGCATAGCGGGCAGCTGGGACTTGCTGCTGTGGCGATAGCTGTGTTTGAGGGTGAGGGAGCGTGAGTTGAGCGTCAGCGAGTTCAGCAGCAGTGGGCTGGACATAGGGTTGACAGACAGGCTGTCCGGCTGGCTGCCTCTCCCGGGGCTGTATTTAGAGCCGCTGTGGAGGTCTGGACTTTTCTTATTCCCTTGCTGCTCTGATGTCTTCAACAgctaaacaacaacacaaaaagcaCACAGCAATGTCTGTCAGAGACtaggcaaaacactgaaccagaCATCCGTTTCAGATAATGAGGACCACATTCCCTCAATATAACAAGTGAATATCAGACTGAAAAACACCTGCTCCGGAGGAATGGGTGATGACCCCCTGGATATCGCCTCCAGGACCGGTCGTAGCTGCGGCACAGTTGGAATGGATGCAGGAACGATGGTTTTGGTGTGGTGTCCCATCTCTGAAAAAGTGGTTAGATTGTGACTATTTATTGAAAATGTCTCAAAACAACTTGGCAACTTGTGAGCATAATATCAAGGCATATATAGCAATCCTGTAAACAAATCCACAAACACAGGTCAGCAATGAAACCACTGCTAACAGAATAGAGTTTTTATTGCCACTGAGAAATTATCATGGAAAACGAGGTATCCTCAAAGTTAGGAGAATctttttctatatatatataagtgtgTATGCTATAGAAATATTGATATGTGAGATATGTGAGATCCTACCGTCCAGGGCAGCTAGGTGGCTCTTCAGCAGACCGTGGTCGGGTTTGGGCGGCAGCGGCGGTGGAGTGTTCAGCCGTTTGACGTCCGACAACTCAAGAGTGCCAGCTGAGGAACGCTGGCAGAAGAAAACAACAGGAGGGAGAGATCTAGTCATATCCCTTAATAGCTGAGGTCGTGATCCTCAGGTGAAGATACGTGAGGAAATATTTACTGTGCCCGGAACAGGCTTGTAATCTGTGCATGTATACTTTATTTTGGAGATCGTGACTCTGTATCCCGTTGTCCCTGACTTTCACTGGTATCTGCCTGTCGATCTCTGGTCTCAGGAAGGGAGGCTGAACACGGACCGCTGTTTTCTTGCAGGGCCTCGCTGTGTACCTGGGGCaacgggacagagagagagcaaagtgaCAGTCAGTGAGTTACAAGTTAATCTTAAATGCTGCAGAGAAAGTAGAGAATGTCTCTTACTTTGGAGAGATGGGACTGCAAACCAGATATTCCAGGTTGTTACAACAACCTCGCGTAAAAGGATTTACTCCTCCTTGAAACTTCCCAGTTACCTGCGGGAACATGAGTAAACATAAGTACacttatttacattttgttataTGCTTGTAAATACATTATGCATTAGGTATGTTTTCCATATTTCCATAGGATGATACATTGGAATAACGCCATTCTGCTTAAAATTCACTGATTTTAATAAATACATGCCACTGCACTTAGTAGTTTTACATCAGGTAAATCAGACTGACCTGTTCATTGGTGGTGCGTCCTCTGGACACCAGGTACAGATGGAACCCAGTCAGGCCGAGCACCGGGATGAGAAACAGCCCTGATATACTTATCACAACCAAACTAGACATGCTGTCAAGGAATGTCTTGCATTAGTCTTGAATcgtacacatttacacacagaaatacacacatcatatacacacactgccccTCAAAAGTTGGGGGACACttaatttttgatttttttcaatgAGGAAGTAAGGAAAAAAATGCCTGCAATGTTTATGTTAACATAAAATAGCTATGTACTAATACTTTGGATATATTTATTCAACACTCATCCCTTCTTTGGTATGAAGAGAGGGTTTTGCCTCTGGGACGTCCTACAAGAGGAATGCCTGTAAAAACTGACTGTTTGCAGTTACAGCTGCgaagggagttttttttttttttgatgaacacatcatttaattgttttagtgttatcatcacaaatatttgcatgtatgttttTCTCAAACTAAACCTAGTTTAATTTTTAATGGGGTTACATTATTGCAAACAAAGACAACATGCTTATTTATGAAACATCTTCAAAagctaggtgtccccaaacATTGGATGggcagtgtacacacacacacacacacacacacacacacacacagagcgagtgtgtgtaaGGATACGTGACAGTGCAGTGCAGCTTCCATAAGTCTTCCATGTGGTTTAGGACGTAGAGGAGGCCAAAGGTGAACACACCCACCATATGCACCGTCAGTGACAGCAGAAATAGAAAGAAGTAGCGGTAGTTTCGCCTCCCAATGCAGTTGTTCACCCAGGGACAGTGATGATCAAAGTCCTACAAGCAGTTTatgaaaaagacaaatgaaCGAGGGATGAGTTCCCTCAAAGGAGGAAAACAGAACATAACATCACCGGGTCTAAATCAAATATTTTGCAGCAGTATTGCAAAGCAGACTGAAGTGTTGATGGTCATGAATGATGCATATGCCGCTAATGATCATCAGTTACTTTGGGAATATTCACTGTGCTGTCTAAACACACTTTGTTTAACACAGGCTGTCTGAAACCttttcagatttcatttctgcAGAGACCACAAAGGATCTGAGAAAAGGATTAACCTGATTAATgggatctctctccctccctccatcaccctCTGTCCATCATTCACTCTCCACCCTGCAGAAATCCCCCTCTTTATTTACTCCTCCCCACACACTGCTACTCTCTCTTCCCCACTCATAAGCCCTGCTCGCATTACTCTTTCCCTCTGTTCATCCATGTGCTTTATTTTCTTATCCCTGCCACTCATTTCCCCCATTTAAATCCCCCACCCAATGTTTTTTCTACACCCTCCCTGGTTCTAGATCTAGTTTTCCTTACCGTCACTGCCACTATTGATTTTGcccatcctttcctcctcccttccctaaatctgtccatccttccctccactaACCTCCACACAGTGATCACAGACGCTGCAGTGGGAGCAGCGTGGCGGTCTGTAGAAATGACACGAAGCGCACCACTTCATCCGGACCTGGACCCCCTTCACTTCCACATTCTTATACAGCGGAGCGCGGAAGTCGTCGTCCTTGTCCTCATCCTCGTTAGCTGGAAccgacatatatatataaaattgtgaataataataactaacacttttagaaaaaaaacatgtgctCTTTCCTAAAAGTAACGTAACTTGTGACTACTAACCCATTGGGAGTACACCTGCATCCATAAAGGTTGCCATGGTGAAGTTGGCCAGcacaaagaggaagagggtggCACAGCATGGCGGCACAGCGGGGGAGATGGTCACTGCCAGCCACGggcacctgaacacacacaggaggaacTTTTTTACTGTACTTGCCATTTAGTGTGATACAAGTTAATTCGAAGGACAGTTCATGGTACAAATACAGGGCATGAGAGATTTTTGATCTTGTATTTTATGCTATCCATCGCTTAGAGGTTGAGGTTAAAACTAATCACTGCTAAAACGAAAATTCTTATGGATAAAAATCATCCCAAAAAGCATTTATTCTGATGGGAGCGGTGACTGACAAACGGGAAACACTCTCGTTCACAACACACGGTTGTTCATCTAAGTGTTTGAAATGTAAGATAATGGTGTTGGTGTAGTATTTACTGGTCTGTTTACCACCGCCAGCAACAAAGGATTAAGTGACTGATTAAATGATGATCTCTTAGCAGAGTGTTGATGCACTTTGCAGTATAGACACTCTATGCTACACAATGAGGCCAGTCTGGACACTTGTAGTGGCTTATTGGATGTGGAAACCATAATTGCAAATATCATTTCAGAAGTCTAGAGTGTCTACTGAAGCCCTGCAGTTTAGGATCAGGTTATTACATTactgttgtgttgtgaaaacCAGAAAAGCCCTCAGAAGACTGCTTGTGTTGTCGCAGGATGGTCTGGTTTATGTAAAAAGACATGCGATGCAATGCAAATAATGTGCTTTTTGTCTTTAATGAAGTAGCCTTTGCATGTTATTGTTGTAATAGCAGTGACCATAATAAGCAGTGAAATAGCTGTAATAAAGCCGTCCAGCTAGAGCAATAGTGTGATGACTGATTATGCAATAATTTACTGAGTGTGCctttgaaagaagaaaaaccAATTATAATGAAAAATAGAACTGATGTTtaacttttaattttttaatcaTACGATTTCACCAAAGGACAATTGTCTCAGTCTGTGAATTGTGCACATAGCAACATAAGAACCATAATTGCCTCTAAACCTCTTTAACCTATAGAAAAGCTTTTTGTGTATATATGACCTCAAATCTTAGAGAGCCATTATATCTTTTCCCCCCCAACTCAATCGCTGTGCGTGGCTAGAAGTGCTGAATTAAACTGAATGGGAGTATGATTATATCTGTACAGTGTGAGATTAGAGGGTGGGGCAGTGTAATCAGGTTATAGTggtagacagacaggggaaGGTTCACTGGATTATGTTAACAGTGTTTGATTGAATGCCACGTTTTTAacctatatactgtatgggACTTTTCTATTTGAATACTTAAAAGTTACATACAATGTCTTGGCATGGTAACTGAGTATCTCTATCAGTAGTGATAAATAGTAAAATATTATGCAGCATCTTCTGTGAAGTCTCTCATGTATTAGATTTACAGGACTGCTGCGTGCAAACAGTGTAACTCAGGGACCATAGCTGTAAAACTGACCAGTCAGGGCCGGGCGCATGTGTAAAACTGATTTACTTCACATGACATCCGCCATACAAATTTATTCAGCTGTAACTTCAAAGGCATCAACACCTGTGAGTGATAAATACAATGGAATACACTCCATCTCAAGTGAAAACACTAACAGAATTAAGAGTTTTGCACCTCAGTCATAGGCCTCATCCCAGTCCAGCTCCAATCCCCAAACCCCCCGGCCGGGTTTAGGCTGTGGGGGAGGGGCACCCCCGCCCCCCTAGAGGAATGCCTGGTGATGCCATGCCAGCTGCAAACCCAGTAATCCCTGGATTATGAACTCTGGATTACAGACCATTCTGCCAGTCCAGTGCATTGTGGAATCCTCACATTAGACACCAAACACACCGAGCATGCAGTCAAGACTCACCATGCATCACACAACAAGCTACACTACTATGGGATAAGCCCAATAGATTCAGTACTGGTCGTCTATAACTGCAAAAGACCCTCTGCCACAATAAGACACTGCTACAACATTCATAACCTAAATTTGGGGATTCAATTCATGAAGAAACATTGGACATACACCAGATGATGTGAGCAAATTTAACATAATCAAATTATGAAAACCTTAAGAACCAGTGAATTGTGCTACAAAAAGATTAAGAAGCATAATATGATCCCCCCTAAAGCTGCTATGTAGGATTTGTATCCAAGTCCTTTTCAC
Encoded proteins:
- the zdhhc8a gene encoding palmitoyltransferase ZDHHC8B, which translates into the protein MPASGADRLKPSAFIPVSTAACLLVGSTTLFFVFTCPWLAVTISPAVPPCCATLFLFVLANFTMATFMDAGVLPMANEDEDKDDDFRAPLYKNVEVKGVQVRMKWCASCHFYRPPRCSHCSVCDHCVEDFDHHCPWVNNCIGRRNYRYFFLFLLSLTVHMVGVFTFGLLYVLNHMEDLWKLHCTVTLVVISISGLFLIPVLGLTGFHLYLVSRGRTTNEQVTGKFQGGVNPFTRGCCNNLEYLVCSPISPKYTARPCKKTAVRVQPPFLRPEIDRQIPVKVRDNGIQSHDLQNKRSSAGTLELSDVKRLNTPPPLPPKPDHGLLKSHLAALDEMGHHTKTIVPASIPTVPQLRPVLEAISRGSSPIPPEQLLKTSEQQGNKKSPDLHSGSKYSPGRGSQPDSLSVNPMSSPLLLNSLTLNSRSLTLKHSYRHSSKSQLPAMHSEALVSNPPPGLFSPSSVLASRSSSLSYDNLMNPGDPQFLAQRGGPPMGYHPHFMTLGADGSVVQRPPPHAYSPVFMGVTRQSPQSRDPSPSLQGLTSRDPSPSLQGFIQRDPSPAFQGLMPRDLAPQGITSRDLTPPGLTLRDITSQGLTARDLGPQGLTPQKSAAARYDNLSKTIMASIQERRELEERERMLRLQARSQALYGPDMGVYDIPSRRSLPPDSIRPPGSRGPTPPAYGSREFLMSTGILGYGIRSSPLSSSSTSSLTRGLKTSSSPLQSSSSSSLHSKGRSSSPAYCPPDRQTQPLPSSTSTLPRMMPSSSTSPYASYGTTKRSSLSYSSEGKDSVTLGVLK